Below is a genomic region from Demequina sp..
GCGAGGCGCCCGCCGGCTTCGCGGGCACGGTCGCGGTCGGCGAGCACGCGGTGCTGAAGCGCAAGAGGCGTGGGAACGTGGTGCTCGTCGCGCGAACGGAACCGGACGCGGAGCTGACGCGGGCGCTCACGAGGTATGCAGCGTCGGCCCCGTTGCCGACGGGAGTGACTCCCAACTGGCCCTAGGCGCTGCAACAACAACGGCAGCAACGACAACGGCCGCCCCTCCACGAAGGAGGGGACGGCCGTCGAGTCTCGTGAGACTAGATGATGTGGACGGACTCCGCCTGGGGACCCTTCGGTCCCTGCGTCACCTCGAACTCGACGCGCTGCGCCTCTTCGAGCGACTTGTAGCCGTCGGACTGAATTGCCGAGTAGTGCACGAAGACGTCGGCGCCGCCGCCGTCCTGCGCAATGAAGCCGTAGCCCTTCTCAGCGTTGAACCACTTCACAGAACCCTGTGCCATGAACTTTCCTTAATCTGTACTGCCCGGGACGGGAAGCAGGCACACTGCGTGCCCGCTCGTTTCAGCAATGCCGCGTCCCAAGTCACAGACCGGTTCTTGCACACTACGTTCAACCAGGTATAAGCATGGCATGGATTACGCGTTTGGGGGTTGATCCCAACGCTGCTGTGCGAGGAACTTCTCAAATTCTGCGCCAAGTTCGTCCGCTGAGGGCAGCTCTCCGTCCACCGGCAACCCCTCCCCGCGGGCCTCGACGAAGGCGTCGTACTGCTCCTCAAGCACGCCGACGAGCTGCTGAATCTCTTCCGATTCGCCCATCTGACGGTCGATCTCCACTTGGGCGCGAGCGGCGGCCTCGTCGAGATCCTCCGGCTGCAGCTCGAGGCCGGAGATGTCCTCGAGGCCAAGGATCGCGCGCTGCGCGGCCTGGGGGTACGCGGACTGCGCGAGGTAGTGCGGGACGTGAACGGCCACATTCAGCGCGGCCAGATCCCACTGGCCGAACCGGTATTCCATGAGGTTCTGTGCGGACGCAGGGACGGTCACCGTGCCGAACAGCGTGGGGGTGTCCGGCAAGAGCTCCTGCCGCGTGCCGTGGACCGTCACCGAGATGGGGCGCGTGTGCGGCGCGGCCATGGGGATCCCGTGGGTGCCGAGGGTGAGCCCAACGCCCAACCGGTCGACGATGCCGCGCACCGCGCGGATATAGCGCTCCCACTTCACGTCCGGCTCAAAGCCGTGCAGCAGCAGGAAGGGCGTTCCTGCGCCGTCACGCACCATGTCGAGGTCGAGATACGGCTCGTCGTACGCCGTCCACTCGTTGATCGAGAACGTCATCTCCGGACGTCGGCTGCGATAGTCCAGCAGGTTGTCGATATCGAAGCTCGCGATGTTGATGGTCTCGAAGCTCCGCAGGTGCTCGGCGACGATCGCGCCCGCCTTGCCCGCGTCGAGGAAGCCGCGCAGGGAGTGCACAAGGACGGCCCCCTCCGTAGGTGCCTCTGCGGCCCACTGGGCCACACCGTCGGCGTTCCACGTCACCAGCTTGCTCATGACACCTCCAAGGCCAGTGTGTCACGGCATATTCCTGGCAACCGCAGTTCTCGCGGCGCGCGAACACGTGGTGCACACGAGCCCCCAACTACTGCGATAATTGACAACTGCCTTTTCGGCGCGGGGAGCGCCGAGGCAGCGCAAGAGGGATAGGTATATGCAGGACGATCGCGGCGCCACGGCGCAGCAAGCAGGACTCGAGGCCGAGCAGCGCGTGGTCGACGTGCTCTACGCACGTCTCGATACCTTGCGCGACGAAGCCGGCGAGAGACTCGCCGACGTTCGCCGCGGCGGCCCCTCCGGCTCACCCCAGAACCGCTCAGAGCGCGATGCGTTCGCGACGCTGTACGAGGACCGCATCGCTCAGCTCGACGCCGTCGAGGACCGGCTGTGCTTCGGCCGCCTGGATCTGGTGGCGGGCGACACTCTCTACGTTGGCCGCATCGGGCTGTCCGACGCTGAACACGCCCCCCTGCTCACCGACTGGCGCGCCCCCGCCGCCCGCGCTTTCTACTCCGCGACCGCAGCCAACCCCTCCGGTGTCATCAAGCGCCGCCACCTCACCACCCAGGGCCGCGTCGTCACGGCTGTCGAGGACGACGTTCTCGATGTGGACGCGCTCGAGGAGTCCGGGCTCGGGGACACTCTCCAGGGCGAGGGCGCGCTGCTTGCCGCGCTCGGCGCACGCCGCACGGGTCGCATGGGCGACATCGTCGCCACCATTCAGGCCGAGCAGGACGCGGTCATCCGCGCGCCCATGACCGGCGCCCTCGTGGTCCAGGGCGGCCCCGGCACCGGCAAGACCGCCGTGGCGCTGCACCGCGCGGCGTTCCTGCTCTACCAGCACCGCGCCCTCCTCGAGAGCCGCGGCGTGTTGCTCATCGGTCCGTCGCAGTCGTTCCTGCGCTACATCGACCACGTGCTGCCTTCGCTCGGCGAGACGGGCACCGTCTCCACCACGCTCGGCGGGCTCGTGCGCGGCACGGACACCTCCGCCCACGAGCGCGATGACGTCGCCGAGCTCAAGGGTCGCCTTGCCATGGCCGACGTTGTGCGCGCCGCCGTCCGCGAGCGCCAGCGGGTGCCGCGCGCCGATCAGGAGTTCAGGATCGACGGCCGGGTCGTCGTGCTGCGTCGCCATGACGTTCGCGAGGCCCAGGCGCGTGCCCGACGCGATGGCAAGCCCCACAACGAGGCTCGCCAGAGCTTCGCAAAGGAGATGATCTCTCGCCTCACCGCACAGCTCGCCGAGCAGCTCGGCGAGTCGATCGACGCGGACGACCGCCGCGAGCTCGAACGCGATATCCGTGAGGACCGCAACCTGCGGATCGCGATCAACCTCTGCTGGTTGCCCGTCACGCCCGAGACGCTGCTGCGTGACCTGTTCTCCAAGCCGCACCTGTTGGGAAACGCGACACGGTCGCTCGAGCCTCACGAGCGTCGGCTGCTGCTGCGCTCCGCCGACGCGCCCTTCACCGACGCGGACGTGCCGCTCCTCGACGAGGCGGCGGAGCTGCTTGGCGACATGCCTGGCGGCGGCCCCGCACGGCCCGCCAAGCCCACGAAAGAAGAGCTCGACTACGCCAAGGAAGTCATCGCGAGTTTTGGCGCGCACACCATGATCAAGGTGGATGCGGAGACGCTGGCGCGGCGGATGCAGGGCGGCGTGTCTCGCCTGTCCGTGGCCGAGCGGGCGTGGGCGGACCGCACGTGGACGTACGGCCACGTGGTGGTGGACGAGGCCCAAGAGCTGAGCCCCATGGCGTGGCGCATGCTGCTGCGCCGCTGCCCCACGCGGTCGTTCACGATCGTGGGGGACGTGGCACAGGTGGGCGCCCCCGCGGGAACGCGCTGGTGGCCCGAGACGATGGACCCGCTGTTCGGGCAGTCGTGGATCCTGCGCGAGCTCACGATCTCCTACCGCATCCCCGCGGCCGTGGCGCGAGCGGCGCAGGCCTTTGCGGCCGCGCACAGCCTGCCCGCCTCAGAACTGAGCGCGGCTCGCGAAGTGGATGACTCCGTCGTCATCGTTCATGACGCCGACGCGAACACGCGGGCCGCGTCCGAGGCGCGACGCATCGCGAGCGACCTCGCCTCGACCGGCGGCGGCCTCGTCGCCGTGATCGCCGATGACTCGCGCCACGCGGCCCTGGCGGCGGCGATCGGCAACGCCGACATCACGCTCATCAACCCCCTCGAGTCCAAGGGGCTCGAGTTCGATGTCGTGGTGGTCGTGGAGCCCGCAGAGGTGGCCGCGCGCCCGGGCGACCTCTACGTCGCCATGACGCGACCGACCCAGCAGCTTGTGCTCGTTCACGCCCTGGATCTGCCAGCCGGAATCGCCTGACCCAGCCCCAGCGTCGGGCCATTTGGGAAACGGGCGACCCGTACGGGAAGATATGCCCGTGCGAGCACTCCTTCTTGAGAACCTGTCCCCCCGCGCCACCGAGATCCTCGAAGCCTCCGGCATCGAGGTCGAGAACCACGTCGCCGCCATGGACGAGGAGGAGCTCATCGCCGCCCTCGAGGGCGTCGAGCTCCTCGGCATCCGCTCCAAGACGCAGGTGACGGAGCGGGTGCTGCAGTCCGCTTCGTCGCTCATCGCCGTTGGGGCGTTCTCGATCGGCACCAACCAGATCGACCTCGCGGCCGCGGCCCGGCTAGGCGTCGCCGCGTTCAACGCGCCGTTCTCCAACACCCGTTCCGTGGTGGAGATGGCCGTGTCCGAGATGATCTCGCTCACGCGCCGCCTCCCCGACGCCAACAAGTCCATGCACCAGGGAATCTGGAACAAGTCGGCGGAGGGAGCGCACGAGATCCGCGGGCGCACGCTCGGCATCGTCGGCTACGGCAACATCGGCTCGCAACTGTCCGTGATCGCCGAGGCGCTCGGCATGAACGTCATCTTCTTCGACTCCGCGGAGAAGCTCGCGCTCGGCAATGCCACCAAGATGGAGTCGCTCGACGCGCTGCTGCGCGAGGCCGACATCGTCACGCTCCACGTGGACGGACGCCCTGGTAACTCCGGGTTCTTTGGCGAGCACCAGTTTCGCTCGATGAAGCCTGGGGCCTTGTTCCTCAACCTTTCACGCGGTTTCATCGTGGATGTTGAGGCGCTGCGCGAGGGTCTGCTGTCCGGTGCGATCGGGGGCTGCGCCATTGACGTGTTCCCCGAGGAGCCCAAGAAGAAGGGCGACCCGTTCGTCTCCGCGCTCCAGAACCTGCCGAACACGATCCTCACGCCCCACATCGGCGGATCCACCGAGGAGGCGCAGCGCGACATCGGCATCTTCGTGGCCACGCGCCTGCGCGACTACGTCAACAACGGCTCCACGGGCCTCTCGGTGAACCTGCCCAACCTCTCCGCGGACGCCGCCTCCGGCTCGCACCGCGTGGCCCACCTCCACATCAACGTGCCCGGCGTGCTCGCGACCGTCAACCGCGTGTTCGCGGAGCACGGCGTGAACATCGACGGCCAGCAGCTCGCCACGCGCGGCGAGCTCGGCTACGTGGTGTCCGACATCGCGTCCGGGCTCACGCGGGACGCGGTCGACGCGCTCGCCGGAATGCCGGAGACGGTGCGCTTGAGGGTGCTCTCATAGCCGCTGACCCGGCTCGCTTCGCGGATCTGGGCCTGCCCGGCCCGCTCGTCGCGGCGCTCGGCCGCTTTGGCCTGGTCGAGGCGTTCCCCATCCAGTCGGCGACCATCGCCGACGCCCTGGCCGGGCGAGACGTCTTGGGCAAGGCGCGCACGGGCTCGGGCAAGACGCTCGCCTTTGGCCTGCCAACCCTCGCGCGCCTGGCCGACGCTGGTGCAGCCCTCCCCCGGCGTCCTCTTGCGATGGTGCTGGTTCCCACGCGGGAGCTCGCCATGCAGGTGAACGACGCGCTGGAGCCGTACGCGCACGCGATGGGCGTCTCGCTGCGGCTCGTCGCGGGTGGGCTGTCGATGGCGAAGCAGATCGCCGCGCTCGAGCGCGGTGTGCACCTCGTGGTGGCGACCCCTGGGCGCCTCGCTGACCTGACGAGGCGCGGTCACGCGAATCTCGGCTCCGTGCGCATCACGGTGCTCGACGAGGCCGATCACATGGCCCAGATGGGCTTCATGGACGAGATCACGGAACTGCTGCGCGCCACGCCGCGCGATGGCCAGCGGCTGCTGTTCTCCGCGACGCTCGACGGCGACGTCGAGGAGCTCGTGGACACGTGGATGCACTCGCCGGCGCTCCACGACGTCACCGTTGGCGAGCGGCCGGCGCGCGTGGATCACGTGGGGCTCAATGTGCCGCCTCACCTCAAGTACCAACTGGCCGCGCGCATCGCCAACCGGCAGGGCCGGACCATTGCGTTCGTCCGGACCAAGCTCGCGGCCGATCGCATCGCCGAGCAGATGCGCTCCGCCGGGGTGCTCGCGGTTGCGCTGCACGGCGACAAGCCGCAAGCGGAGCGGACTGCGACCATCACGGGCTTCCGCGCTGGCACCATCCCCGTACTTGTGGCGACGGACGTCGCAGCGCGCGGCATCCACGTTGACCACGTGGACCTCGTGCTGCAGATCGACCCGCCTACCGATCCGAAGGACTACACACACAGGGCCGGCCGCACGGCCCGCGCGGGCGAGTCTGGCCTCATCGTCACCATGGTGCTGCCCCACCAGCGCAAGCAGACCGACCGGATGTTCGCCGGGGCCGCATAGAGCCCAAGTTCCGCAAGATCCACGGGGAAGACGCCGACTCTCTCGCGCTCGTGGATCGCCTCACAGGGGCGTCGGCGCCGAGCGGCGTGCCGGTGGCGGCACCGAAACCGCCCCGCTCGGCGCGCAACGAGGACCGGCGGACCGGTTCGCGCAAGGGCTCCCATCCGCGAGCGGCCGTGAGGTCGACGGAGGCGCGCGCGGGGCGCCCACAGAGGCGAGACGCGTTCCAGGAAGAACTTGACGCCGTGGCCCGCGACTACGAGCGGGAGGCGCGCCAGCGCCGGCAGCAGGGCGGGAAGCCTAAGCCTCGTCGTTCGCGCTAGTGGCGCCCGCGGCGTCTTCCTCGCGAAGCCGCGTGATCTCGCTCTCGAAGTCCTCGAGCGAGTCGAACGCGCGATAGACGCTCGCGAAGCGCAGGTAGGCGATCTCGTCGAGTTCGCGCAGCGGCGGGAGTATCGCGAGACCGATGTCGAGGGCGTTGATCTCCGCCTGGCCGTTGGCGCGCACAGCCTCCTCGACCTTCTGGGCGAGCACCGCGAGGTCGTCGTCCGAGACGGGCCTGCCCTGGCACGCCTTCTTCACCCCGGAGACGATCTTTTCGCGGCTGAATGGCTCTGACACTCCGGAGCGCTTGAGGACGGTGAGGCTCGCCGTCTCCACGGTGGTGAACCGCCGACCGCAGTTGGGGCATTCGCGTCGGCGCCTGATCGACGAGCCGTCA
It encodes:
- a CDS encoding cold-shock protein, giving the protein MAQGSVKWFNAEKGYGFIAQDGGGADVFVHYSAIQSDGYKSLEEAQRVEFEVTQGPKGPQAESVHII
- a CDS encoding PAC2 family protein — its product is MSKLVTWNADGVAQWAAEAPTEGAVLVHSLRGFLDAGKAGAIVAEHLRSFETINIASFDIDNLLDYRSRRPEMTFSINEWTAYDEPYLDLDMVRDGAGTPFLLLHGFEPDVKWERYIRAVRGIVDRLGVGLTLGTHGIPMAAPHTRPISVTVHGTRQELLPDTPTLFGTVTVPASAQNLMEYRFGQWDLAALNVAVHVPHYLAQSAYPQAAQRAILGLEDISGLELQPEDLDEAAARAQVEIDRQMGESEEIQQLVGVLEEQYDAFVEARGEGLPVDGELPSADELGAEFEKFLAQQRWDQPPNA
- a CDS encoding AAA family ATPase, which gives rise to MQDDRGATAQQAGLEAEQRVVDVLYARLDTLRDEAGERLADVRRGGPSGSPQNRSERDAFATLYEDRIAQLDAVEDRLCFGRLDLVAGDTLYVGRIGLSDAEHAPLLTDWRAPAARAFYSATAANPSGVIKRRHLTTQGRVVTAVEDDVLDVDALEESGLGDTLQGEGALLAALGARRTGRMGDIVATIQAEQDAVIRAPMTGALVVQGGPGTGKTAVALHRAAFLLYQHRALLESRGVLLIGPSQSFLRYIDHVLPSLGETGTVSTTLGGLVRGTDTSAHERDDVAELKGRLAMADVVRAAVRERQRVPRADQEFRIDGRVVVLRRHDVREAQARARRDGKPHNEARQSFAKEMISRLTAQLAEQLGESIDADDRRELERDIREDRNLRIAINLCWLPVTPETLLRDLFSKPHLLGNATRSLEPHERRLLLRSADAPFTDADVPLLDEAAELLGDMPGGGPARPAKPTKEELDYAKEVIASFGAHTMIKVDAETLARRMQGGVSRLSVAERAWADRTWTYGHVVVDEAQELSPMAWRMLLRRCPTRSFTIVGDVAQVGAPAGTRWWPETMDPLFGQSWILRELTISYRIPAAVARAAQAFAAAHSLPASELSAAREVDDSVVIVHDADANTRAASEARRIASDLASTGGGLVAVIADDSRHAALAAAIGNADITLINPLESKGLEFDVVVVVEPAEVAARPGDLYVAMTRPTQQLVLVHALDLPAGIA
- the serA gene encoding phosphoglycerate dehydrogenase, producing MPVRALLLENLSPRATEILEASGIEVENHVAAMDEEELIAALEGVELLGIRSKTQVTERVLQSASSLIAVGAFSIGTNQIDLAAAARLGVAAFNAPFSNTRSVVEMAVSEMISLTRRLPDANKSMHQGIWNKSAEGAHEIRGRTLGIVGYGNIGSQLSVIAEALGMNVIFFDSAEKLALGNATKMESLDALLREADIVTLHVDGRPGNSGFFGEHQFRSMKPGALFLNLSRGFIVDVEALREGLLSGAIGGCAIDVFPEEPKKKGDPFVSALQNLPNTILTPHIGGSTEEAQRDIGIFVATRLRDYVNNGSTGLSVNLPNLSADAASGSHRVAHLHINVPGVLATVNRVFAEHGVNIDGQQLATRGELGYVVSDIASGLTRDAVDALAGMPETVRLRVLS
- a CDS encoding DEAD/DEAH box helicase; translated protein: MQSATIADALAGRDVLGKARTGSGKTLAFGLPTLARLADAGAALPRRPLAMVLVPTRELAMQVNDALEPYAHAMGVSLRLVAGGLSMAKQIAALERGVHLVVATPGRLADLTRRGHANLGSVRITVLDEADHMAQMGFMDEITELLRATPRDGQRLLFSATLDGDVEELVDTWMHSPALHDVTVGERPARVDHVGLNVPPHLKYQLAARIANRQGRTIAFVRTKLAADRIAEQMRSAGVLAVALHGDKPQAERTATITGFRAGTIPVLVATDVAARGIHVDHVDLVLQIDPPTDPKDYTHRAGRTARAGESGLIVTMVLPHQRKQTDRMFAGAA
- the nrdR gene encoding transcriptional regulator NrdR yields the protein MHCPFCRHADTRVVDSRIADDGSSIRRRRECPNCGRRFTTVETASLTVLKRSGVSEPFSREKIVSGVKKACQGRPVSDDDLAVLAQKVEEAVRANGQAEINALDIGLAILPPLRELDEIAYLRFASVYRAFDSLEDFESEITRLREEDAAGATSANDEA